In Chthonomonas sp., a single genomic region encodes these proteins:
- a CDS encoding polyribonucleotide nucleotidyltransferase — protein sequence MIHNHEFEVGGKTFSIESGRVAKQAGGAVLLGMGETVVFASATMSENPREGIDFLPLVCDYEERKYAVGKIPGGFMKRGGRPSEKAILVSRLIDRPVRPLFPKGLRHDLQVIAMTLAVDQNCPPDVMAINAAGAALAVSDVPFNGPIGAARVGLIDGEFILFPSIEQIKVSDLDLVVAGHKGAISMVEAGANEVSEETMAKALKLAHDAIKVICTEFEKFAKKAGKAKREVKLHEIDKDLIKEIEKGSGKKISSAILNPDKAVRESALSDLLKEVVAEYKVKYAGNDAVIAQLPEAVDKVIKDTVRKNILSDDKRPDGRGLRDLRNLEACAGLLPKVHGSGLFTRGQTQVLTVLTLGMPSDSQTMDGLEDVGDKRYMHFYNFPPYSVGEVRPMRGPGRREIGHGALAERALIPVLPFDDPEFPYTLLLISEVLESNGSTSMASVCGSTLALMDAGVPIKAPVAGIAMGLMSDGKVFKVLTDIQGMEDFCGDMDFKVAGTRKGITALQLDTKLDGIPDSVLASALDQANEARMSILDVMEGELSEPRAEMNDNAPRVTTVQINPDKIGALIGPGGATIRKLTSETGAQIDIQQDGRVLIAATEGTAAKAAIDAVKAITATAEVGALFENVKVTRLMGRGAMVEYLPGKEGLIPTELITTKPIRRPDDALNMGDSVNVRVIEVDSMGRVNLTALGLGQSLEMLAGNEDADPNTKPTPSDRGGDRRGGGRDRGDRGGRDRGGDRGDRGGRDRGDRGGDRGDRGGERGGRDRDRGPSDRAVTESFSSEPAPSTPTEFPKKSSEDVNARFRPRR from the coding sequence ATGATTCACAACCACGAGTTCGAGGTTGGAGGCAAGACCTTCAGCATCGAATCTGGCCGCGTCGCGAAACAAGCAGGCGGCGCTGTACTCCTCGGCATGGGCGAAACCGTCGTATTTGCGTCGGCTACCATGTCCGAAAATCCCCGCGAAGGGATCGACTTCCTCCCGCTCGTCTGCGACTATGAAGAGCGCAAGTACGCCGTAGGCAAAATTCCCGGCGGATTCATGAAGCGCGGTGGCCGACCGAGCGAGAAGGCGATCCTCGTCAGCCGACTCATCGATCGCCCTGTTCGACCGCTTTTCCCGAAAGGCCTGCGTCATGATCTGCAAGTCATCGCGATGACTCTGGCGGTGGACCAAAACTGCCCACCCGACGTGATGGCGATCAACGCTGCTGGCGCCGCGCTTGCGGTCAGCGACGTCCCGTTCAATGGCCCCATTGGTGCCGCTCGCGTCGGTCTCATCGACGGCGAATTCATCCTGTTCCCGTCGATCGAGCAGATCAAGGTTTCTGACCTCGACCTCGTCGTCGCCGGCCACAAGGGTGCCATTTCGATGGTCGAAGCGGGCGCGAACGAAGTCAGCGAAGAGACCATGGCCAAGGCGCTGAAACTCGCTCACGATGCCATTAAGGTCATCTGCACCGAGTTTGAAAAGTTTGCCAAGAAGGCCGGTAAGGCCAAGCGCGAAGTCAAGCTGCACGAAATTGATAAGGATCTCATCAAGGAGATCGAGAAGGGCAGCGGCAAGAAGATTTCGAGCGCCATCCTGAACCCCGACAAGGCTGTTCGCGAATCTGCACTCAGCGATCTTCTGAAGGAAGTCGTCGCCGAGTACAAGGTTAAGTATGCGGGCAACGATGCGGTGATCGCACAGCTTCCGGAAGCCGTCGACAAGGTCATCAAGGACACGGTTCGCAAGAACATCCTCTCCGATGACAAGCGTCCGGACGGCCGTGGTCTGCGCGACCTGCGCAATCTCGAAGCCTGTGCCGGTCTCTTGCCAAAGGTTCACGGCAGCGGCCTCTTTACCCGCGGTCAGACTCAGGTTCTCACCGTTCTGACGCTGGGTATGCCGAGCGACTCGCAGACCATGGACGGCCTGGAAGACGTGGGCGACAAGCGGTACATGCACTTCTACAACTTCCCGCCGTACTCGGTGGGCGAAGTGCGACCGATGCGCGGCCCTGGCCGACGCGAGATCGGTCATGGTGCCCTCGCAGAGCGCGCCCTCATCCCGGTGCTGCCGTTCGACGATCCTGAGTTCCCGTACACGCTTCTGCTCATCAGCGAAGTGCTCGAATCGAACGGTTCGACCTCCATGGCGAGCGTCTGCGGTTCGACTCTGGCGCTCATGGATGCGGGTGTTCCGATCAAGGCACCGGTTGCCGGTATCGCGATGGGCCTCATGTCCGACGGTAAGGTCTTCAAGGTCCTCACCGACATCCAGGGCATGGAGGACTTCTGCGGCGACATGGACTTCAAGGTCGCGGGTACTCGCAAGGGTATCACCGCCCTGCAGCTCGACACGAAGCTCGATGGTATCCCCGACTCGGTGCTTGCGTCCGCGCTGGATCAGGCCAACGAAGCTCGCATGAGCATTCTCGACGTGATGGAAGGCGAGCTGAGCGAGCCACGTGCAGAGATGAACGACAACGCACCACGCGTAACCACCGTTCAGATCAACCCGGACAAGATCGGTGCACTCATCGGTCCTGGCGGTGCGACGATTCGCAAGCTGACCTCCGAAACGGGCGCTCAGATCGACATCCAGCAGGATGGTCGAGTGCTGATCGCTGCAACCGAAGGCACGGCTGCCAAGGCTGCAATCGATGCGGTCAAGGCGATCACCGCGACTGCAGAGGTTGGCGCACTGTTCGAGAACGTCAAGGTCACTCGACTGATGGGCCGTGGCGCGATGGTGGAGTACCTGCCGGGCAAGGAAGGTCTGATCCCGACCGAACTCATCACGACCAAGCCGATCCGACGTCCAGACGATGCGCTCAATATGGGCGACTCGGTGAACGTTCGCGTCATCGAGGTCGACTCGATGGGCCGCGTCAACCTGACCGCCCTGGGTCTTGGTCAGTCGCTTGAGATGCTGGCCGGAAACGAGGATGCTGATCCGAACACCAAGCCGACCCCGAGCGACCGTGGCGGCGACCGACGCGGTGGCGGCCGAGATCGGGGCGACCGAGGCGGACGTGATCGCGGTGGCGACCGGGGAGACCGGGGTGGCCGTGATCGAGGAGACCGAGGCGGCGATCGAGGAGACCGTGGCGGCGAACGCGGAGGACGCGATCGAGATCGTGGACCTTCGGATCGCGCGGTGACGGAATCGTTCTCCAGCGAACCCGCGCCAAGCACGCCAACCGAGTTTCCAAAGAAGTCCTCTGAAGACGTGAACGCGCGGTTCCGACCGCGTCGCTAA
- the rpsO gene encoding 30S ribosomal protein S15: MPLDKQIKSKVITDHATKDGDTGSAEVQIAILQARILQITDHLRTHKKDFHSRRGLLLMVGRRRRLEGYLRSKDIAKYRELISKLGIREVKPR; this comes from the coding sequence ATGCCATTGGACAAGCAGATTAAATCGAAAGTGATCACGGATCACGCGACCAAAGACGGCGATACCGGCTCCGCTGAGGTGCAGATCGCTATTCTTCAAGCGCGGATTCTTCAGATTACGGACCATCTGCGAACCCACAAGAAGGACTTCCACAGCCGCCGCGGGCTTCTGCTCATGGTCGGTCGTCGACGACGATTGGAAGGCTATTTGCGATCCAAGGATATTGCCAAGTATCGCGAACTCATCAGCAAGCTCGGTATCCGCGAAGTCAAGCCTCGTTAA
- a CDS encoding NAD(P)-dependent glycerol-3-phosphate dehydrogenase produces the protein MRTAVIGTGSWGTSLSVLLARNGHDVTLAGRDPEEVSMVAHARENLRYLPGFVIPDGVTSTLVSELENGFDAWIIAVPSGAVGEVLPHITDPEPVVVLASKGLEPGTGRPLSAVVEEHLAGRGSVAALSGPNLAIELMKGIPTATVIASRDEAVAERLAGAFNCRSLRAYLSADVVGVEMAGALKNIFAIGAGMSDGLEFGDNTKGALVARGLLEMTRLGVMMGAQVETFFGIAGVGDLFATANSKLSRNYRLGVSLAKGQTLEQALEELGQVAEGAATAQAAAVLARRNGVPVPIMDMIDSVIRGKLLPRDGVAMLMDRMPKREGWETVDLASLN, from the coding sequence ATGCGCACCGCCGTCATCGGAACCGGGAGTTGGGGGACTTCCTTGTCGGTCTTGCTCGCTCGGAACGGACACGATGTCACGCTCGCAGGCCGAGATCCCGAAGAAGTGAGCATGGTCGCGCACGCTCGGGAGAACTTGCGCTACCTCCCCGGATTCGTGATACCGGACGGGGTGACGTCCACCCTTGTATCTGAGCTCGAAAACGGCTTCGATGCGTGGATCATCGCGGTCCCCTCAGGCGCAGTGGGTGAGGTCCTACCGCATATCACAGACCCCGAACCGGTCGTGGTGCTCGCCAGCAAAGGGCTTGAGCCGGGCACCGGACGACCACTTTCGGCCGTTGTCGAAGAGCACCTCGCCGGCCGGGGATCGGTCGCCGCCCTCAGCGGCCCGAACCTGGCGATCGAACTCATGAAGGGGATCCCGACCGCCACGGTGATCGCCAGCCGAGACGAGGCCGTGGCAGAGCGTCTGGCAGGCGCGTTCAACTGCCGCAGTCTACGGGCCTATCTGAGCGCAGACGTGGTGGGCGTGGAGATGGCGGGTGCGCTGAAGAACATCTTCGCCATCGGAGCCGGGATGTCCGATGGGCTGGAGTTCGGAGACAACACCAAGGGCGCGCTCGTCGCGCGGGGGCTGCTGGAGATGACCCGTCTCGGTGTCATGATGGGAGCCCAAGTGGAGACGTTCTTCGGCATCGCCGGGGTGGGGGACCTTTTCGCCACTGCTAACAGCAAGCTCAGCCGCAACTACCGGTTGGGGGTGTCTTTGGCCAAAGGCCAGACACTGGAGCAGGCGCTCGAAGAGCTCGGCCAAGTCGCCGAGGGCGCGGCGACCGCCCAAGCCGCCGCCGTGCTCGCGCGCCGGAACGGAGTCCCGGTTCCGATCATGGACATGATCGATTCGGTGATCCGCGGCAAGCTCTTACCCCGCGACGGAGTCGCGATGCTCATGGATCGGATGCCCAAGCGCGAAGGCTGGGAGACCGTGGACCTCGCGAGCTTGAACTAG